One Pempheris klunzingeri isolate RE-2024b chromosome 22, fPemKlu1.hap1, whole genome shotgun sequence DNA segment encodes these proteins:
- the etv6 gene encoding transcription factor ETV6, producing MSESSSAAIKPERSSFSPSANPLPNSTSSPVHAPAARPASRMEDEPARLPAHLRLQPVFWSRDDVAQWLRWAEKEFALRPITSSSFQMNGKALLLLTKEDFRYRSPHSGDVLYELLQHILKQRKPHVFYPSAYFPGNSFHSLPESAVQHLKLEETVRRAPRGTEPLPQHPPTIELRHRSRSPHLPTTRRSPPEPNHPRQANEDPHQTLLPDSNHHLPEEMYPLSVSPAAPNGRCATPREAPCPGSPGGQEAGPPRVIQLMPSAIMNPLLLSPSRSGGGAAMDFRHSRGGLPSQVTHENGRDAKPHGLHHQIPLAHQQQQQHLLQQQEEALYRNHVIMPVSPPEEQQIPIGRIADCRLLWDYVYQLLSDSRYENYIRWEDPENKVFRIMDPNGLARLWGNHKNRTNMTYEKMSRALRHYYKLNIIRKEPGQRLLFRFMKTPDEIMNGQTDRLEHLEADIDEQIYIKEEC from the exons ATGTCTGAATCCTCCTCCGCTGCGATCAAG CCGGAGAGGAGCTCTTTCAGTCCTTCCGCGAACCCGCTGCCAAACTCCACTTCCTCCCCCGTCCATGCTCCCGCCGCGAGGCCAGCCAGCCGAATGGAGGACGAGCCTGCCAGGCTGCCCGCGCACCTGC gtctgCAGCCAGTCTTCTGGAGCAGGGACGACGTGGCCCAGTGGCTGCGATGGGCCGAGAAGGAGTTCGCCCTGCGGCCCATCACCAGCAGCTCTTTCCAGATGAACGGCaaagccctgctgctgctcaccaaGGAGGACTTCCGCTACCGATCCCCCCACTCCG GGGACGTCCTGtatgagctgctgcagcacatccTGAAGCAGAGGAAACCCCACGTGTTTTACCCGTCTGCCTACTTTCCGGGGAACTCCTTCCACTCGCTGCCTGAAAGCGCCGTGCAGCACCTGAAGCTTGAAG AAACGGTACGGCGGGCACCACGTGGCACCGAGCCACTCCCCCAGCACCCACCAACCATCGAGCTGCGGCACCGCTCCCGCTCCCCCCACCTTCCAACAACCAGGCGATCCCCCCCGGAGCCGAACCACCCCCGCCAAGCCAATGAGGACCCCCACCAGACCCTCTTGCCCGACAGCAACCACCACCTGCCGGAGGAAATGTACCCTCTTTCGGTGTCTCCGGCTGCACCGAACGGCCGCTGTGCCACGCCCAGAGAAGCCCCCTGCCCGGGCAGCCCCGGGGGCCAGGAGGCGGGCCCTCCTCGCGTCATCCAGCTCATGCCCAGTGCCATCATGAACCCCCTGCTCCTCAGCCCGAGCAGGAGCGGCGGGGGTGCCGCAATGGACTTCAGGCACAGCCGCGGTGGACTCCCGTCTCAGGTGACGCACGAGAACGGGCGCGACGCGAAACCCCACGGCCTCCACCATCAGATACCGCTGGCccaccagcagcaacagcagcatctactgcagcagcaggaggaggcgcTCTACAGGAACCACGTCATCATGCCCGTGTCTCCTCCGGAGGAGCAACAGATACCCATCGGGCGGATAGCAG ACTGCAGGCTGCTGTGGGACTACGTCTACCAGCTCCTGTCAGACAGCAGGTACGAGAACTACATCCGCTGGGAGGATCCAGAGAACAAAGTCTTCCGCATCATGGACCCCAACGGCCTGGCCAGGCTCTGGGGCAACcacaag AACAGAACCAATATGACGTACGAGAAGATGTCGCGAGCACTGAGACACTACTACAAACTGAACATAATCAGGAAAGAGCCTGGACAAAGACTTCTATTCAG GTTCATGAAAACTCCCGATGAGATTATGAACGGACAGACAGACCGCCTGGAGCACCTGGAGGCCGACATAGACGAACAAATCTACATCAAAGAGGAATGCTGA